Proteins found in one Pseudomonas sp. P8_241 genomic segment:
- a CDS encoding xanthine dehydrogenase family protein molybdopterin-binding subunit — MSHLPNDFALSNLSRRGFLKGVGATGALVVAASWGWQDAFAEEKEKKFGADGMPNGWIDDPKVYVSIAADGTVTVVCNRSEMGQGVRTSLTMVVADELEADWARVKVRQAPGDEVRFGNQDTDGSRSMRHWYEPMRRCGAAARTMLEQAAAEQWKVPVSECHAQLHKVIHTPSGRELDYGALAAAASALAVPARDSLKLKPPSEFRYIGKEGTKAIDGDDIVNGRAVYGADVHFDGMLFAVIARPAVYGGKVKSFDGSAAMKVPGVLKVLQIESRPLPSEFQPLGGIAVVASNTWAAIKGREALKIEWDDGPNASYDSIAYRKELEAASLKPGKVVRNTGNIDEAMSSADSRLEASYYLPHLSQSPMEPMVAIARYKEGVCEAWGPSQAPQVTRERIGERLGLPFDKVTFNVTLLGGGFGRKSKPDFIIEAAILAKEFPGKAVRVQWTREDDIHNSYFHTVSVEYLKASLNKDGLPSGWLHRTVAPSITALFAPGMNHEAAFELGMGFTNMAYAIPNIRLENPEATVHTRVGWYRSVSNIPHGFAIQSFIDELAHKAGQDPLKFQIKLLGPDRQIDPRTLSEEWNYGESPERYPIDTARLRTVLETAAKAAGWGRELPKGRGLGLAVHYSFVTYVAAVIEVEVKDDGALIVHKADIAVDCGPQINPERIRSQFEGACVMGLGNAVLGEISFKDGKVQQDNFHMYEVARMSLAPKEIAVHLVTPPGNVPLGGVGEPGVPPIAPALCNAIFAATGQRIRNLPVRYQLSGWQKAGV; from the coding sequence ATGAGCCATTTACCGAATGACTTCGCCTTGAGCAATCTCAGTCGCCGAGGCTTCCTCAAGGGGGTCGGTGCCACAGGCGCATTGGTCGTCGCGGCCAGTTGGGGTTGGCAGGATGCGTTTGCCGAAGAGAAAGAGAAAAAATTTGGCGCCGATGGCATGCCCAACGGCTGGATCGATGATCCCAAGGTCTATGTGAGCATTGCTGCGGATGGCACGGTCACGGTGGTTTGCAATCGGTCGGAGATGGGGCAGGGCGTGCGCACCAGCCTGACCATGGTGGTGGCCGATGAGCTGGAAGCCGACTGGGCACGGGTCAAGGTGCGGCAGGCGCCGGGCGACGAAGTTCGTTTTGGCAACCAGGACACCGACGGCTCGCGCAGCATGCGTCACTGGTACGAGCCGATGCGCCGCTGCGGTGCCGCCGCGCGGACCATGCTCGAACAAGCCGCCGCCGAGCAGTGGAAAGTGCCGGTCAGCGAATGCCACGCACAACTGCACAAAGTCATCCACACACCGTCGGGCCGTGAACTCGATTATGGCGCGCTGGCGGCAGCAGCCAGTGCTTTGGCTGTGCCGGCGCGTGACAGTCTAAAACTCAAACCACCCTCTGAATTCCGCTACATCGGCAAGGAGGGCACCAAGGCCATCGACGGTGACGACATCGTCAATGGTCGCGCCGTGTACGGTGCCGACGTGCATTTCGACGGCATGTTGTTCGCAGTGATCGCCCGGCCCGCTGTCTACGGCGGCAAGGTCAAAAGTTTCGATGGCAGTGCGGCGATGAAAGTCCCCGGCGTACTGAAAGTGCTGCAGATCGAAAGTCGTCCGCTGCCCTCCGAGTTTCAGCCCTTGGGCGGTATCGCCGTGGTGGCCAGCAATACCTGGGCGGCCATCAAAGGGCGTGAGGCGCTGAAGATCGAGTGGGACGACGGCCCTAACGCCAGTTATGACTCGATCGCCTACCGCAAGGAGCTGGAGGCCGCTTCGCTCAAGCCCGGCAAGGTAGTGCGCAATACCGGCAACATAGACGAGGCCATGAGCAGTGCCGACAGCAGGCTGGAAGCTTCGTATTACTTGCCGCATTTATCCCAGTCGCCAATGGAACCGATGGTCGCCATCGCACGTTACAAGGAGGGCGTCTGTGAAGCCTGGGGGCCGAGTCAGGCGCCACAAGTGACCCGCGAGCGGATTGGCGAGCGCCTCGGTCTGCCGTTCGACAAGGTCACCTTCAACGTGACATTGCTGGGCGGCGGTTTTGGGCGCAAGTCCAAACCTGATTTCATCATCGAAGCCGCCATCCTGGCCAAGGAATTCCCCGGCAAAGCGGTACGGGTGCAGTGGACTCGCGAAGACGATATCCATAACTCCTACTTCCATACCGTGTCGGTGGAATACCTCAAAGCCAGTTTGAACAAGGATGGTTTGCCGTCCGGCTGGCTGCATCGCACGGTAGCGCCGAGCATTACCGCGCTGTTTGCCCCGGGCATGAACCATGAAGCGGCTTTTGAATTGGGCATGGGCTTCACCAATATGGCCTATGCCATCCCCAACATCCGCCTGGAAAATCCTGAAGCGACGGTGCACACCCGGGTCGGCTGGTACCGTTCGGTGTCGAACATTCCCCACGGTTTTGCGATTCAGAGCTTTATCGATGAGCTGGCGCACAAGGCCGGACAAGACCCGCTCAAATTCCAGATCAAATTGCTCGGCCCGGATCGTCAGATCGATCCGCGTACCTTGAGTGAAGAGTGGAACTACGGTGAATCGCCAGAACGCTATCCGATTGACACGGCACGCTTGCGCACGGTGCTGGAAACCGCCGCCAAGGCTGCCGGTTGGGGGCGCGAATTGCCGAAGGGGCGAGGGCTGGGCCTGGCAGTGCATTACAGCTTCGTGACTTACGTGGCAGCGGTGATCGAGGTTGAAGTCAAAGATGATGGCGCACTGATCGTGCACAAGGCCGATATTGCCGTCGACTGCGGACCGCAGATCAACCCCGAACGGATTCGCTCCCAGTTCGAAGGCGCCTGTGTCATGGGGTTGGGCAACGCGGTGCTGGGTGAAATCAGCTTCAAGGACGGCAAGGTTCAGCAAGACAACTTCCATATGTACGAAGTGGCGCGCATGTCCCTGGCGCCGAAAGAAATCGCCGTGCATCTGGTGACGCCACCGGGCAACGTTCCGTTGGGTGGCGTCGGCGAACCGGGTGTACCCCCGATTGCTCCGGCGCTGTGCAACGCGATCTTCGCCGCCACTGGCCAACGCATTCGTAACCTGCCGGTTCGCTATCAGTTGTCAGGCTGGCAGAAGGCGGGTGTCTGA
- a CDS encoding XdhC family protein, whose product MDSADLNVLRSVLEWRRARQRVMLYSVAQTWGTAPRAPGAMLALREDGVVIGSVSGGCVEDDLIARLHDGRIPADGPPVQLITYGITREEAARFGLPCGGTLRLVEERVDDADWVAQLLVHCEAHEIVARELNLKTGQVILTPACKSDVLTFDGQTLRAIYGPRWRLLLIGAGQLSRYVAEMARLLDFEVLICDPRTEFAYGWEAQHGRFVQGMPDEAVLNIQTDERTAIVALTHDPRLDDMALLTALDSKAFYVGALGSRVNSQKRRDNLAQLGLSQQAIARLHGPIGLHIGSHNPAEIALSLMAEIVAIKNGVELKQKKPLQEDV is encoded by the coding sequence ATGGACAGCGCCGACCTGAATGTCCTGCGCAGCGTGCTGGAGTGGCGTCGCGCCCGCCAGCGGGTGATGTTGTACAGCGTGGCCCAGACCTGGGGTACCGCGCCTCGGGCCCCTGGCGCCATGTTGGCCTTGCGCGAAGACGGTGTGGTGATCGGCTCGGTGTCCGGTGGTTGCGTCGAAGATGACCTGATAGCGCGCCTGCATGACGGTCGAATCCCGGCCGACGGACCACCGGTGCAGCTGATTACCTACGGCATCACCCGTGAAGAGGCGGCGCGATTCGGGTTGCCGTGCGGCGGTACCCTGCGTTTGGTCGAGGAACGCGTCGATGATGCGGATTGGGTCGCGCAATTGCTGGTCCACTGTGAGGCCCATGAAATCGTTGCCCGCGAACTCAACCTCAAAACCGGCCAAGTGATTCTGACGCCCGCGTGCAAGTCGGACGTGCTGACGTTCGACGGACAGACCTTGCGCGCAATCTACGGTCCGCGTTGGCGTTTGCTGTTGATTGGTGCGGGGCAGTTGTCCCGGTATGTCGCCGAAATGGCCCGATTACTGGATTTTGAAGTGCTGATCTGCGACCCGCGCACCGAGTTTGCCTACGGCTGGGAAGCGCAACACGGACGTTTCGTTCAAGGCATGCCCGACGAGGCGGTGCTGAATATTCAGACCGACGAACGCACTGCCATCGTCGCCCTGACCCATGATCCGCGCCTGGACGACATGGCGCTGCTGACAGCCCTCGATTCCAAGGCGTTCTACGTCGGCGCCCTGGGTTCACGGGTCAACAGCCAGAAACGTCGGGACAATCTGGCTCAACTAGGCTTGTCACAGCAGGCCATTGCTCGACTGCACGGGCCAATCGGTTTGCACATCGGTAGTCACAACCCGGCGGAAATCGCCTTGTCGCTCATGGCCGAAATCGTGGCGATCAAGAATGGCGTCGAGTTGAAGCAGAAGAAGCCGCTGCAGGAGGATGTATGA
- a CDS encoding NTP transferase domain-containing protein, with protein MSEPIGVIVLAAGQGSRFRQVAGVEKDKLLADCVGRDGAVRSVIEHVLLNLPANLEKRVLVTTDDRPQVIRMAKAYGCEIVLIESTGMGDSIAAGVAVSAQLGGWLVVLGDMPFVLPSTIEQVVAQVYEDCISVPVHDGDYGHPVGFGRKYGPGLMALSGDRGAKPLFAQGRVVEVAVDDPGVLWDVDVPEKLVFG; from the coding sequence ATGAGTGAGCCCATCGGCGTCATCGTGTTGGCAGCGGGGCAGGGCAGTCGGTTTCGCCAGGTCGCTGGTGTCGAGAAAGACAAGTTGCTGGCCGATTGCGTCGGTCGCGATGGAGCAGTTCGCTCTGTCATTGAACATGTTCTGTTGAATCTGCCAGCCAACCTGGAAAAACGGGTGTTGGTGACCACCGATGATCGCCCGCAGGTGATTCGCATGGCGAAGGCTTATGGTTGCGAGATCGTGCTGATCGAGTCCACAGGAATGGGGGACAGCATTGCTGCTGGAGTCGCTGTATCTGCGCAACTTGGTGGATGGTTGGTGGTGTTGGGAGATATGCCGTTTGTTTTGCCATCGACGATCGAACAAGTTGTGGCTCAGGTTTATGAAGATTGCATCAGTGTGCCGGTGCATGACGGTGACTATGGGCATCCGGTGGGTTTCGGGCGTAAATATGGACCGGGATTGATGGCGCTGTCGGGTGATCGGGGTGCCAAGCCGTTGTTTGCGCAAGGGCGAGTGGTTGAGGTTGCGGTGGATGATCCCGGGGTTTTGTGGGATGTGGATGTGCCGGAGAAGTTGGTCTTTGGGTGA
- the rne gene encoding ribonuclease E → MKRMLINATQPEELRVALVDGQRLYDLDIESGAREQKKANIYKGRITRIEPSLEAAFVDFGSERHGFLPLKEISREYFKKAPEGRVNIKDVLSEGQEVIVQVEKEERGNKGAALTTFISLAGRYLVLMPNNPRAGGISRRIEGEERNELREALNGLVAPADMGLIVRTAGLGRSSEEMQWDLDYLLQLWTAIKEASLDRSAPFLIYQESNVIIRAIRDYLRQDIGEVLIDSVEAQDEALTFIRQVMPQYASKIKLYEDSVPLFNRFQIESQIETAFQRVVELPSGGSIVIDPTEALVSIDINSARATKGSDIEETALQTNLEAAEEIARQLRLRDIGGLIVIDFIDMTPAKNQRAVEEKVRECLEADRARVQVGRISRFGLLEMSRQRLRPSLGESSGIVCPRCNGTGIIRDVESLSLAILRLIEEEALKDRTAEVRAQVPIPVAAFLLNEKRNSITKIELRTRARIVILPNDHLETPHFEVQRLRDDSPEAATNQSSYEIAAAAAEVEEVQPAAATRTLVRQEAAVKTAPARANAPVPTEVAAPAPAPVAVPEPSLFKGLVKSLVSLFATKEEPVAPAVVEKPATTERPARNEERRNGRQQSRNRNGRRDEERKPREERAPREERAPREPREERQPREAREETPTVAREERAPRAPREERAPRAPREDRKPRGEREERVRELREPLDATPAVAPAAAVTAEERPARQPREERAPRPPREERQPRAEQAAAAVAEEEELTTSEEQLQEEGQDGAEGDRPRRRSRGQRRRSNRRERQRDANGNVIEGSDESEGDNAEAPSTADLAAGLAVTAAVASSVISAPAEAQANEQAERATAATLETAPVEAPVVEATTPVEVTASPEVEVAPTVVQAVAEPAVVAEPVAETVTETITEAVREVREEQTAFNWVAEPAVTETPATAPAVEAEVAQAMVSEPVVAAAEPAPVVEVPVVAEVAAPVVEASVVAEVTEPVVEAAPVSALTPSGRAPNDPREVRRRKREEERLQKEAELAAAAAPAPVAAEAVESVIEEAPRSVQEAVQQHEQAEEKEHEPKPLV, encoded by the coding sequence ATGAAAAGAATGCTGATTAACGCAACTCAACCCGAAGAGTTGCGTGTTGCACTGGTAGATGGCCAGCGCCTCTACGACCTGGACATCGAATCCGGTGCACGCGAGCAGAAGAAGGCCAACATCTATAAAGGCCGGATTACTCGCATCGAACCAAGCCTTGAGGCTGCCTTTGTCGATTTCGGCTCTGAGCGCCACGGCTTCCTGCCACTCAAAGAAATCTCCCGCGAATACTTCAAGAAAGCCCCCGAAGGCCGCGTCAACATCAAGGACGTCCTGAGCGAAGGCCAGGAAGTCATCGTTCAGGTCGAAAAAGAAGAACGTGGCAACAAGGGCGCCGCCCTGACCACCTTCATCAGCCTGGCCGGTCGTTATCTCGTCCTGATGCCGAACAACCCGCGTGCAGGCGGTATTTCCCGTCGCATCGAAGGCGAAGAGCGCAATGAACTGCGTGAAGCCCTGAACGGCCTGGTTGCCCCGGCCGACATGGGTCTGATCGTGCGCACTGCCGGCCTGGGCCGCAGCAGCGAAGAAATGCAGTGGGACCTCGACTACCTGCTGCAACTCTGGACCGCCATCAAAGAAGCTTCGCTGGATCGTTCCGCGCCGTTCCTGATTTACCAGGAAAGCAACGTGATCATCCGCGCCATCCGCGATTACCTGCGCCAGGACATCGGCGAAGTGCTGATCGACAGCGTTGAAGCCCAGGACGAAGCCCTGACCTTCATCCGTCAGGTGATGCCGCAGTACGCCAGCAAGATCAAGCTGTACGAGGACAGCGTTCCGCTGTTCAACCGTTTCCAGATCGAAAGCCAGATCGAAACCGCTTTCCAGCGCGTCGTCGAACTGCCTTCCGGCGGCTCCATCGTCATCGATCCGACCGAAGCCCTGGTGTCCATCGACATCAACTCGGCACGCGCCACCAAAGGCAGCGACATCGAAGAAACCGCCCTGCAGACCAACCTTGAAGCCGCCGAAGAAATCGCCCGTCAGTTGCGCCTGCGCGACATCGGCGGCCTGATCGTCATCGACTTCATCGACATGACCCCTGCCAAGAACCAGCGCGCCGTGGAAGAAAAAGTCCGCGAATGCCTGGAAGCCGACCGCGCCCGCGTGCAAGTCGGTCGCATCTCGCGCTTCGGCCTGCTGGAAATGTCCCGTCAGCGCCTGCGTCCATCCCTGGGCGAAAGCAGCGGCATCGTTTGCCCGCGTTGCAACGGCACCGGCATCATCCGTGACGTTGAATCGCTGTCCCTGGCAATCCTGCGCCTGATCGAAGAAGAAGCGCTGAAAGACCGCACCGCCGAAGTTCGCGCACAAGTGCCGATCCCGGTGGCCGCGTTCCTGCTCAACGAAAAACGCAACTCGATCACCAAGATCGAACTGCGTACCCGTGCCCGTATCGTCATCCTGCCGAACGATCACCTCGAAACACCGCACTTCGAAGTGCAACGTCTGCGCGACGACAGCCCGGAAGCCGCGACTAACCAGTCCAGCTACGAAATCGCTGCTGCCGCTGCCGAAGTGGAAGAAGTCCAGCCAGCCGCCGCGACCCGCACCCTGGTTCGCCAGGAAGCAGCGGTCAAGACAGCGCCAGCCCGCGCCAACGCTCCGGTTCCGACCGAAGTCGCCGCTCCGGCCCCGGCTCCGGTGGCAGTACCTGAGCCAAGCCTGTTCAAAGGCCTGGTAAAGTCGCTGGTCAGCCTGTTCGCCACCAAGGAAGAACCTGTTGCTCCGGCCGTGGTTGAAAAGCCTGCGACCACCGAGCGCCCCGCTCGTAACGAAGAGCGTCGCAACGGTCGTCAGCAGAGCCGCAACCGTAACGGTCGCCGCGATGAAGAGCGCAAGCCTCGTGAAGAACGTGCTCCGCGTGAAGAACGCGCACCACGTGAACCGCGTGAAGAACGTCAGCCACGCGAAGCCCGTGAAGAAACGCCGACTGTAGCTCGCGAAGAACGCGCACCACGCGCCCCTCGTGAAGAACGTGCTCCGCGCGCCCCGCGTGAAGATCGCAAGCCGCGTGGCGAGCGCGAGGAACGCGTTCGTGAACTGCGCGAGCCCCTGGATGCCACTCCAGCCGTCGCCCCAGCTGCCGCCGTCACCGCTGAAGAGCGTCCGGCCCGCCAGCCACGCGAAGAGCGTGCTCCACGCCCACCGCGTGAAGAACGCCAGCCACGTGCCGAGCAAGCTGCTGCTGCCGTCGCTGAAGAAGAAGAACTGACGACCAGCGAAGAGCAACTGCAGGAAGAAGGTCAGGATGGCGCCGAAGGCGATCGTCCACGCCGCCGCTCCCGTGGCCAGCGTCGCCGCAGCAACCGCCGCGAGCGTCAACGCGATGCCAACGGCAATGTGATCGAAGGTTCGGACGAATCCGAAGGCGACAACGCCGAAGCCCCGAGCACTGCCGACCTGGCCGCCGGTCTGGCTGTTACTGCAGCCGTTGCCAGCAGCGTGATCAGTGCTCCAGCCGAAGCACAAGCCAACGAGCAAGCCGAACGCGCTACTGCTGCCACCCTGGAAACTGCTCCGGTCGAAGCGCCAGTCGTTGAAGCGACCACGCCGGTTGAAGTCACTGCATCGCCAGAAGTCGAAGTCGCACCAACCGTCGTTCAGGCCGTAGCCGAACCGGCTGTGGTTGCAGAACCGGTTGCCGAGACCGTGACAGAAACCATCACTGAAGCCGTTCGTGAAGTTCGCGAAGAGCAGACCGCGTTTAACTGGGTTGCCGAGCCAGCCGTAACTGAAACGCCAGCAACTGCGCCAGCTGTGGAAGCAGAAGTCGCTCAAGCAATGGTTTCCGAGCCAGTGGTTGCTGCTGCCGAGCCTGCGCCGGTCGTTGAAGTGCCGGTTGTTGCCGAAGTAGCTGCACCGGTAGTCGAAGCGTCGGTCGTCGCTGAAGTGACCGAGCCTGTCGTCGAAGCTGCCCCGGTCAGCGCCCTGACGCCAAGTGGTCGCGCGCCTAACGACCCGCGTGAAGTGCGTCGTCGCAAGCGTGAAGAAGAGCGCCTGCAAAAGGAAGCCGAACTGGCTGCCGCTGCTGCACCGGCGCCGGTCGCTGCCGAAGCGGTTGAGTCGGTGATCGAAGAAGCACCACGCTCCGTTCAGGAAGCGGTACAGCAACACGAGCAAGCCGAGGAAAAAGAACACGAGCCTAAACCGCTCGTCTGA
- the rluC gene encoding 23S rRNA pseudouridine(955/2504/2580) synthase RluC, whose translation MTTTTPPTPSVQLLEVSPEYAGQRIDNFLLARLKGVPKTLIYRILRKGEVRVNKGRIKPEYKLQAGDIVRVPPVRVPERDEPVPLAQGLLQRLEASIVFEDKALIVINKPCGIAVHGGSGLNYGVIEAFRQLRPDCKELELVHRLDRDTSGLLMIAKKRSMLRHLHTALRGDGVDKRYMALVRGNWASSIKQVRASLGKSNLRSGERMVEVDEEEGKESVTVFKVLRRFGDFATLIEAKPITGRTHQIRVHTLHAGHCIAGDTKYGDDDFSKEIRDLGGKRLFLHAYMLTVPLPDGGELKLQAPVDEMWAKTVERLSAPI comes from the coding sequence ATGACGACGACTACCCCCCCGACTCCAAGCGTACAACTGCTTGAGGTCTCGCCGGAATATGCCGGCCAACGTATTGATAACTTCCTCCTCGCCCGGCTCAAAGGCGTGCCCAAGACCTTGATTTACCGCATTTTGCGCAAAGGCGAAGTGCGGGTGAACAAGGGGCGGATCAAGCCCGAGTACAAGCTGCAGGCGGGCGATATCGTGCGCGTGCCGCCGGTGCGTGTGCCTGAACGCGACGAGCCGGTGCCATTGGCACAAGGCCTGCTGCAGCGGCTCGAGGCCTCGATTGTCTTCGAAGACAAGGCGCTGATCGTGATCAACAAGCCTTGCGGCATCGCCGTTCACGGTGGCAGCGGCTTGAATTACGGAGTGATCGAAGCCTTTCGTCAGTTGCGTCCCGATTGCAAGGAGCTCGAACTGGTTCATCGTCTCGACCGTGATACCTCCGGCCTGCTGATGATCGCCAAGAAGCGCAGCATGTTGCGTCACTTGCACACGGCCTTGCGCGGTGATGGCGTCGATAAACGCTATATGGCGCTGGTTCGCGGTAACTGGGCGAGTTCGATCAAGCAAGTCCGTGCATCGCTGGGCAAGAGCAATCTGCGCTCTGGCGAGCGCATGGTCGAGGTCGATGAGGAGGAGGGCAAGGAGTCTGTGACCGTGTTCAAGGTCCTGCGTCGTTTTGGCGACTTTGCCACGCTGATTGAAGCCAAACCGATCACCGGCCGTACACACCAGATCCGCGTTCACACGTTGCACGCCGGGCACTGCATTGCCGGCGACACAAAATACGGCGACGACGATTTCAGTAAGGAAATCCGCGATCTGGGCGGCAAGCGCCTGTTTCTGCACGCCTACATGTTGACCGTGCCGCTGCCCGATGGTGGTGAGCTGAAACTACAGGCACCCGTAGACGAAATGTGGGCCAAGACCGTGGAGCGATTGAGTGCGCCCATCTGA
- a CDS encoding HAD-IA family hydrolase produces the protein MRPSDYKLLIFDWDGTLADSIGRIVEAMHVASERSGFPLCDDFSVKGIIGLGLPEAIRTLYPQIGDDELIAFRQHYADHYIASEAVPSPLFEGVVESMAAFRDEGYHLAVATGKARRGLDRVLKAHGWEDYFDITRAADETASKPHPLMLEEILAHCGVSAQKALMVGDSSFDLQMARNAGMDSVAVSYGAQSIEALKVFEPRLSIDRFCELHAWLRQA, from the coding sequence GTGCGCCCATCTGATTACAAACTGCTGATTTTTGATTGGGATGGCACGCTGGCCGATTCCATCGGCCGGATTGTCGAAGCGATGCATGTAGCGTCCGAGCGATCCGGTTTTCCATTGTGCGATGACTTTTCGGTCAAGGGCATTATTGGTCTGGGGTTGCCCGAGGCGATTCGCACGTTGTATCCGCAGATCGGTGATGACGAGCTCATCGCGTTTCGTCAGCACTATGCCGATCACTACATCGCATCGGAGGCGGTGCCTTCGCCGCTGTTCGAGGGGGTTGTCGAATCGATGGCCGCGTTTCGTGACGAGGGTTATCACTTGGCGGTGGCGACCGGCAAAGCCCGTCGCGGGCTGGACCGGGTGCTCAAGGCGCATGGCTGGGAAGACTATTTCGATATCACCCGTGCGGCGGATGAAACTGCCAGCAAGCCGCATCCTCTGATGCTGGAAGAAATCCTCGCTCATTGTGGTGTTTCTGCGCAGAAGGCGCTGATGGTCGGGGATTCGTCCTTTGACCTTCAAATGGCGCGCAATGCCGGCATGGATTCGGTTGCGGTGAGTTATGGCGCTCAATCCATCGAGGCGTTGAAGGTGTTCGAGCCGCGACTGTCGATTGACCGTTTTTGCGAATTGCACGCCTGGCTTCGTCAGGCTTAA
- a CDS encoding S49 family peptidase produces MTDEWKAPAKASADGGDDKSWKLLEKTLLASVQEQRRSRRWGIFFKLLTFVYLFGALALFSPLMDMEKAATRSGNYTALIDVTGVIADKEPASADNIVGSLRAAFEDEKVKGVILRINSPGGSPVQSGYVYDEIRRLRALHPQIKLYAVISDLGASGAYYIASAADQIYADKASLVGSIGVTAAGYGFVGTMEKLGVERRTYTSGEHKSFLDPFQPQKPEETAFWQGVLDTTHHQFINSVKQGRGDRLKDKDHPELFSGLVWSGEQALPLGLIDGMGNASSVARDVVGEKELVDFTVQESPFDRFSKKLGASVAEHLAMWMGFNGPSLR; encoded by the coding sequence ATGACCGACGAATGGAAAGCGCCCGCCAAGGCGAGCGCTGATGGCGGTGACGATAAAAGCTGGAAGCTGCTGGAAAAGACCCTGCTGGCCAGCGTGCAGGAGCAGCGCCGGTCCCGTCGCTGGGGGATATTTTTCAAGCTGCTGACCTTTGTGTACCTGTTTGGTGCATTGGCACTGTTTTCGCCGCTGATGGACATGGAAAAAGCGGCCACTCGCAGTGGTAACTACACCGCGCTGATCGATGTGACGGGCGTGATCGCCGACAAAGAACCGGCCAGCGCTGACAATATCGTTGGCAGCCTGCGTGCGGCCTTCGAGGATGAAAAGGTCAAGGGTGTGATTCTGCGCATCAACAGCCCGGGCGGCAGTCCGGTGCAGTCAGGCTATGTCTATGACGAGATCCGTCGCCTGCGCGCTCTGCATCCGCAGATCAAGCTGTACGCGGTCATTTCCGATCTGGGGGCTTCCGGGGCGTATTACATCGCCAGTGCAGCCGATCAGATCTATGCGGACAAGGCGAGTCTTGTGGGCTCCATCGGTGTGACGGCGGCCGGTTATGGCTTTGTCGGTACCATGGAGAAGTTGGGTGTCGAGCGTCGCACCTACACCTCGGGCGAGCACAAATCGTTCCTGGATCCGTTCCAGCCGCAGAAGCCGGAAGAAACCGCCTTCTGGCAAGGTGTCCTCGATACGACTCATCACCAGTTCATCAACAGCGTCAAGCAGGGTCGTGGCGATCGCTTGAAGGATAAGGATCATCCGGAGTTGTTCTCCGGCCTGGTGTGGTCTGGCGAGCAGGCTCTGCCATTGGGGCTCATTGACGGGATGGGCAATGCCAGTTCGGTCGCACGAGATGTAGTCGGCGAGAAAGAGTTGGTGGACTTTACCGTTCAGGAGTCGCCATTCGATCGCTTCTCGAAAAAACTCGGTGCCAGTGTGGCTGAGCATTTGGCGATGTGGATGGGGTTTAACGGTCCGTCGCTGCGCTGA
- a CDS encoding nucleoside triphosphate pyrophosphatase → MLPLLLASSSAYRRELLTRLQLPFTCSSPNIDESHRPDEPAIELVKRLAEEKARALAASHTAHLIIGSDQVAVLGDRIIGKPHTFEKAREQLQASSGASVTFLTGLALLNSQTGHCQVDCVPFTVHMRTLETARIERYLRIEEPYDCAGSFKAEGLGVSLFQSTEGPDATSLVGLPLIRLIDMLLAEGVQIP, encoded by the coding sequence ATGCTGCCTTTATTACTCGCTTCCAGCTCAGCCTATCGCCGGGAATTGCTCACCCGCTTGCAGCTGCCATTCACCTGCAGCTCGCCGAATATCGACGAGAGCCATCGCCCCGACGAGCCCGCGATAGAGCTGGTCAAACGCCTGGCCGAAGAAAAGGCACGCGCCTTGGCGGCCAGCCATACCGCTCATCTGATTATCGGTTCCGACCAGGTCGCCGTGCTCGGTGACAGGATTATCGGAAAGCCCCACACCTTTGAAAAAGCCCGGGAGCAGCTGCAAGCCTCAAGCGGCGCCAGCGTGACGTTTCTGACCGGGCTGGCGCTGCTGAACAGCCAGACCGGCCACTGCCAGGTCGACTGCGTTCCATTTACCGTCCACATGCGCACCCTCGAGACCGCACGTATCGAGCGCTACCTGCGCATAGAGGAACCCTACGACTGCGCTGGCAGCTTCAAGGCCGAAGGGCTGGGTGTCAGCCTGTTTCAAAGCACCGAAGGACCTGATGCCACCAGCCTGGTCGGCCTGCCACTGATCCGACTGATCGATATGCTGTTGGCTGAAGGCGTGCAAATCCCCTGA
- a CDS encoding YceD family protein, with protein MLNDPIPPHVDPRKLADRGTTLQGEMLLADLERLCDPLSDNVGTVQAKFVFERDERKSVVIHSFIDTEVKMVCQRCLELVTLPIHSECSYAVVKEGANTQSLPKGYDVLELGEDPLDLQSLIEEELLLALPIVPAHHPEECQQPAGLDEPEPSEDEVTRSNPFSVLAQLKRDPNV; from the coding sequence ATGTTGAATGACCCGATTCCACCTCACGTTGACCCGCGCAAATTGGCTGATCGTGGCACCACCCTTCAAGGTGAAATGCTGCTGGCCGATTTGGAGAGACTCTGCGACCCGCTTTCCGACAATGTCGGTACGGTGCAGGCTAAATTCGTTTTTGAGCGAGATGAACGTAAATCTGTGGTCATCCACAGCTTTATCGACACTGAGGTCAAAATGGTTTGCCAGCGTTGTCTTGAGCTGGTCACCCTGCCGATCCATAGCGAATGCAGTTACGCTGTGGTGAAGGAGGGTGCGAATACCCAGTCGTTGCCGAAAGGTTATGACGTGCTGGAACTGGGCGAAGATCCTTTGGATCTGCAGTCACTGATCGAGGAGGAGCTTCTGCTTGCCTTGCCCATTGTGCCTGCTCATCATCCGGAAGAATGCCAGCAGCCGGCGGGTCTCGATGAGCCCGAACCGAGCGAGGACGAGGTAACGCGGTCCAACCCGTTCAGTGTATTGGCGCAGTTAAAGCGTGACCCAAACGTTTAG